Part of the Sandaracinaceae bacterium genome, GGGAACCGGGGCAGGCCCATCGCTGACGGTCGGCGGTCGACGGGTCGCCCAGCTCAGCGACGCCGAGCTGGAGGCCGAGGCCACGCTTCGACGGAACGCCCGCGCGCGCGCCCCCCAGCTGCAGGCTGGGCGTACGCCCGCGCCATTGACGCAACCGCGACCAGCCGACCGCCCCGCACCGGTCGGCAAGCTGCTGGTACGTCGAGAGCTGGAACAGTACCTCGCGAACCTCGAGCTCCAGCCTGGCGCCACGCTCGACGCCATCCGCGAGCAGTACTTTCGGCTGCGCGAGCGCTACGACCCCAGGAAGCAGGCCAGTGACGACAAGCGACAGGTCGCCCAGGCGCTGGTGGACCGCCTCATGAGTGCGTACGAGGCGCTCAGCGCGCACTACGAAGCCAAGGGCGAGATCTGACGAGCGCCAGCGGCCAGTGGGAGTCCACGGACGAGACCCTTTCCGCCCGAGGTGGATGGAGGGCCCGCCGCTGCGAGGCGTGAGGAGCAAGTTCGACACGCGCCGGTCACGTCTGGCAGTATGTCAGCGAGATGGTCGGGGTCGACGACGACGATGACGTGCACGATGTGCCGGAGAGCGACGATGTGCCCGCGTGGGGCATGCGGCGCCCCACTCCAGCGCTCGGGCTCGCGTTCGGCAACCTCGAGGGGCACTCGTCGCCAGCCTACCGCCAAGCCGCCGGGCGCTTGGGCGAGGTGCTGGGCCAACGCTACGAGTTGGTGAGCGTGCTGGGCACGGGCACCGCAGGCTCGGTGTTCCAAGCGCGTGACCGGCGCACGGGCGCCGCCGTCGCCCTCAAGGTCATGCACGAGAAGCTGAAGGCGTCCGCCCACGACCGCCTCCGCTTCGAGCGCGAGGTCACAGCCGCTTCGACCGTCCACCACCCCAACATCGTGCGCATGCTCGACCGAGGGCTCGAACCCGACGGGACTCCCTACCAGGTGCTGGAGCTGCTCGAGGGGCGCGCCCTCGACGCCGTCGGAGAGAAGGGCCCCATGGCGTTCGCTCCGGCGGTGGACATCACCCGGCAGCTGCTCGCAGCCCTCTCCGCGGTCCACCTGCACGGCTACGTGCACAGAGACGTGAAGCCCGACAACATCTTCCTGACGAAGGGTCACGACGGCTGCTTGCAGGTGAAGCTGATCGACTTCGGCATCGCGCGGCTGCTCGAAGACGGGAAGGCTGGCAACATCACGGACGACGACATGGTGCTCGGGTCGCCGTCGTTCATGAGCCCCGAGCAGATCCACAGCGACCACCCCGTGTCCCCGGCGACCGACGTGTGGCAGACGGGCGCGGTCCTGTTCTACATGCTCACGGG contains:
- a CDS encoding serine/threonine protein kinase, translating into MVGVDDDDDVHDVPESDDVPAWGMRRPTPALGLAFGNLEGHSSPAYRQAAGRLGEVLGQRYELVSVLGTGTAGSVFQARDRRTGAAVALKVMHEKLKASAHDRLRFEREVTAASTVHHPNIVRMLDRGLEPDGTPYQVLELLEGRALDAVGEKGPMAFAPAVDITRQLLAALSAVHLHGYVHRDVKPDNIFLTKGHDGCLQVKLIDFGIARLLEDGKAGNITDDDMVLGSPSFMSPEQIHSDHPVSPATDVWQTGAVLFYMLTGRPPFQDTNLSTLLVRIAREPAPPITTFRPDCPYPLSVVVTGALRRNPEHRYPDAHHMSVALHKAAKDLNV